CCGTACCTGAGCAGCCCGGAGTCTATCTCGATTCGTTCGGGATTCCGATGCACACCCTGTCCGTCGGCTCCGGGCCGGGCACGACCTACGACGAGCTGCTTGCGGCCGTTTCCGACGAGACCGGTGGGCTCCACCAGCACACCTGCGTGCCCCAGGTGGAACTGGAGAACTTCCTGACCAACAGCCTGGTGACCGCCCTGCAGGGCGACACCGTCGAGCTGGTGGGCTACGAGACCGGCTCACTCCCCGCCGGCGGCAGCGCTGAGCACACCTTCGGCATCAACGGTTCGGCCTATCGCGCCGCCTTCCTGCTCTCATGGAGCGGCGGCACCGGCCAGCCGGGCGATCTGCGGCTGCGGCTCTTCGCGCCCAACGGCCAGGAGGTCTCGGGGCAGGTAACGTCCGGCGCCTCGTTTCACCGCGTCACCTTCCACTTCCCACTCTTCCTGCGCGGCACGCAGCCGACTCCCGGACCGCTGCCGTTCGCCGGCGACTGGAGGGTGAGGGTGGAGCGCGTGGCCAGCGGCGCCGTACCGATCCTCTACCGCACCTATCTGCTGGTCGATGACGCGGCGCTGGAATACGACTTCGCCATCGAGCGGCCGGTGGTCCTCACCGGTCAGGCGATCCCGCTCCAGATCGAGGTCACCGAGGGTGGTCGCCGGATCGCGCCGAGTTCCATCGTCGTCAGCGTCGACCGGCCGCGCGAGGCGATCGGCAACTTGCTGCACGCCGTGCCGGTAACCGATGCACAGCGGGCCGCCGTCACAGCCCAGCTCGGCGCCCAGGAGCTGGCCGGCTCGTCGCTGATGCAGACCTACGAGGCGCTCTTCCGCGACCCGGCCCGGGCGGCCGCTCTGGTCCCGATCCGCAACCAGGTGCCGTTCTTCGACGACGGCTCGGCCGAGCACGGCGACGCCCAGACCGGCGACGGCGTGTTCAGCGCGCTGTTCACCGACACCAACGTCCCCGGTGAGTACCAGTTCCACTTCACGGTGGCTGGCGAGTCCGAGTTCCATGGCGCCTTCAGCCGCCAGAAGACCGCCTCGGCCACCGTCGTCCTGCGCCAGGCCCGAGCCACCGAGTTCGACGTCCGGATCCTCGACCCGATCGAGGGCCAGGATCGGTTCGAGGTGGTGGTCGTCCCCAAGGACGAGTTCGGCAACTACCTGGGCCCCGGCTACGCTTCCAGCATCATCATCGAGCTCGAGGGCGCCGAGGCGGTGACCGACGAGGTCGAGGACCGGCTCGACGGCACCTACACCCAGGTCTTCACGACGACCATTCCCGGCTCGGTGAGCGGCTCGACGGAGATCTTCGGCACCGAGGTCGAGATCCCCGCCGAGGTCTTCCCGTTCGCCGGGCCGGCGACGCGAGCGGCCTGGAGCCTCCACGCCGGCTGGGTCGACCCGCAGGGCACAGCGGCGAACTTCCTGGACCCCGGCTTCACCGTCAACCTCGACCGGGTCTTCCCCATCAAGCCCGACCTGGCCTGGGATCTGCGCTTCGGCTGGGAAGGCTTCGACGGCGTCCCCGGAGCCGCCGACCTGGACGTCTGGATGCTGCTGGCGAACCTCAAGCACGTGTTCCACCACGGCGTCGACTACGACGTCTTCGTCAACGGCGGCGGCGGCCTCTACCTACTCGACCCCGGCGACGCCGAGGGCGGCGCCAACGTGGGTCTGGGAGCGGCGTGGGAACTGAGCCCCGACCTGGCGTTCGAGGCCACGGCAAACTACCACAGCGTCCTGACGGCCTCGCCGGATCTGGAGTTCGTGCAGCTGCAGATCGGCCTGTTGTTCAAGCCGTGACGAGGTTCGATGCGTAGTAATCAGCAACCTTACTCCCGAGGAGGCTCGTCATGTCCGACAAACCCAAGACGCTAATTCGAGGCATCGCTTATCTGGCGATCGCCGCGGTCGCCGTCGTCTCCATCTACGCCATCTACTGCTCGTACTGCTGGTGGTGGTCTCCCGTCGGCACGGTCCTCGTCGTGAGGCACGCCGAGAAGAGCTCGGCGGGCAGCGACCCTCCACTGAGTCCGGCTGGTACGGCCCGCGCCCAGACGCTCGCGCACGTTCTCGGGGACGCCGGCGTGAATGCAGTCTACGCGACCCAGTTCCTGCGGACCCACCAGACCGTGGAGCCCACGGCGACCGCTCACGGGCTGGCCATCATCGAATACTCCGCGACCGACGCCGCCGCACTCGCCGACACCCTACGCTCGGAGCACGCGGGTGGCGTCGTCCTTGTCGCAGGCCACAGCAACACGGTGACCGAGATCATCGAGGAGTTGGGCGGTGATCCTGTCGGCGTCCTGGCCGAGACGGACTACGACAACCTCTTCGTGGTCGCCGTGCGTCGCTGCTGGGGAGCCAGGGTCCTGCACTTGAAGTACGGAGATCCGACCTGAGCACACCTTGCGGCATTGAGGATCTGGCACGAGGGAGGAATCGGAATGAAACAACAGCCTGGTTTCCAGCATGTTGCGATGGTGCTCGACCACCTCTTCGGATCGTTGCGCTTGGTCGAAAACGAGAGTGATCCCGAGCTCGTTGGCGTCGACCTTGCCTCGGGTACCGAGGAGGCCCTCGACAGATTCAAGGGAGCGGGCTCCCGACTCGTAGTGCTGGTGCCCGGCTCCTGGTCGGAAAGAAACCTGAGCGCCCTCGAGCAGCACCTCGTCTGGTGCGACGGCGTCTTCGCGATGGGCAAGCGCCCGAGCGAAGCGCCCGAGCGGCTCGATTCACTTGGGGACGCGGATCCTGCAAGCACGCTCTTCGTGTCCGCCGATCGGGTCCTGAGAGGCCACGCGGTCCGGCGGGGGTACCGGGCGGCACCCGGCCCGGCCGTGGCCGCTCTTTTCATTCGCGATCGCGATGTCCGGTTTCTCCGACTTCGCGGTAGCCGGCGTCGCCTAGGGAACCTGCCGAACTTAGTGCCCTACTTCTTCGAGAGGACCGGCGAAGATGCGTGGTGCGTGCTCGGAGCCGGGACTTCGGCCACACTGACCGAGGCTGTCGCGCTCGGTCTCGGTTTCGACCTTGTTCCCCTCGACCTGGCAACCGAAGATCCGATGTTCATCCGGCTCGACGGGCCCGATCAGCGTGCCGCGGCAGCGAAGCTCGACTGCCGCCTGCTGGCTTCCCAGCCCGAGCGCATACTAACGGGAGTCGGCTGGGACCGATCCGCCGAGTCGCTCGAGGTCCGCGGAGCGCACGGTCATCTCCAACTTCTGGCGCCCCACCCGAGCCTCCTCAAGCCCGCGCCGCAACCGGATGACAGGCTCCGTGCCGAACGCCTGGCCTTAGGCCGGTGGCCGATCGAAAAGGCCAAGGTGACCAAGCTCACCTACGACCATCTGAAGGGTAAGCTCCTGAGCTTGGTCTGCCCGGTGAGTGACGCCTCGTTTCAGGCCGACGTGGACCGCTACTCCGGCGCCTCACCGCTCGACTCCTCGGGGCCGATCGTGTCCCGGCACATCAGCCATCCGGACAACGCCCGGGTCGTAAACGCGTTGCTGCATGAGCTGAGATCGATCGGCTACTGCGCCTACACACACGACTTTAGCCACAACGGTGGGATTCTGCAGAATGTCATCGCCGATCTACCAGGCAGCGGCTATTTCCAGATCGAACCCTGGTTCCTCGAAGAGCTGCGCGAGATCTTCGTCCGCTACCCGCTTCCCGACCCGCCTGACCCATGGCTCAAGGAGGTTTCGGAGATCGTTGGCGGGGATTGGCTGGAGCGACTCGAATCGGAGAGTCGCGCGCTGGACCGGCCCGAACCGCGCCGGCTTCGCAGCCGACTCGAGCACATCTTCGAGCTGCGGGAATCGTACCCATGGTGGAGGAAGGCATGCCTGGTTGGCGGACTGGGCTCAAAGATTGTTATCGTGGGCTGCCACTTCGACTCGACCGCAGGGTTCTCACCCGGATACGACCCGTTTTCTGATCCCGCCCCAGGAGCGGACGACAACGCCTCGGGAATTGCCGCGACGCTGGCCGTCGCCAGGCACATGTGGGCATATTCGGGGAACCTGCCCCATACGGTGCGCTTCTGCTTCTTCAACGCCGAGGAGCAGGGCTTGGTCGGTAGCAAGGCTTACGCTGCAAAGATGAAATCGGCCGGGGCGCCGATCAAGGCGGTCGTCTGCGCCGACATGATGGGGTACAACAGCGACGCTAACCGGATCTACGAGATCCACGCCGGCTACACCGACGCCGCCGTGCGCGATCTCAGCGTTCCGGTCGCGGAGACGATTGCCACGTGGTCGCAGTGCCTCGGTCAGCTGGCTCCGGCCCAAATCTACAAAGGAACGAGCGTCTACGGCGGAACCGACCGCGACCTCTTCGACGGCGCGATCAACCGCAGCGACCACGCCGCGTTCCACCAGCAGGGGTATCCGGCAGTGCTCGTCTCCGAGGATTACTTCGCCAACTTGCCGGCGGAAGCCGTAGCGGACCCGAACCCGGACTACCACACCACGGCTGACACCGTAGTGGACAGTGCTTATTCGGCCGACATCACCTGCGCCCTGGCGTTCAGCGTACAAGAACTTGCGGGAGGCTGACTATCTCTGCGAAACCGTCCGGTTGCAGACGCGCCGGAGCCACTCTCATGTCAGCTGCGTGATGCAAACCGCCGACAACAGTCCGATCGAGTTCGGATACTGGTGCCTGGCACTTTAGGAGGAGGACTCTCGTGGCGATCATCAAATCCGCGGTATGGAACATGGAATGGATGAACGACTTGTTCGACTCGGGTACCGGAGCCTTCAAGTCGGACAATGCATTGGTTCGCGGCCCAAACCCCGGCAGCCGAAGCAACCCGACCGTTAGCCAAAGGCGTCAGTCGCTCGCCGGTGTCCTCAACGAGTTGAATGTCGACGTAGTCACTATCGTCGAGGGGCCCAACAAAACGGATGAGCTACAGCTCTTCTTCGACACCGACGTAGCTGGCAATTGGACCTGCGACGTCCAGCCGACCAAGGGCTCGTCTCAGATCATTGGCATAGCGGTCCGCACAGACGGGAACAAGTTCGATGATCCTCCTCTTGAGCGCTTCCATGTCGGTGCTGGGCAGGGTGGCGAGGCGGGCCGATTGAGTACAGCCACTCTCCCATTCTTGCTTGACAGCGATGATGACGAGATCAAAGAGCAGTTCCACTTCGAGCGTCTGCCGCTCTATGCGGAGGTCAAGGTCGCCGGAGGTAAGCGATTTCGAGTGATGGGTCTGCACTTGAAGAGCAAAGGGATCTTCGACAGCTTGGAATGGGCCAAGTGGTGGTCGAAGGCAGACGCCAATCGCAAGAAGATCGTCGCCCAGTGCCGCCAGCTTCGAGCCGAGTTCCTCGACCACTACCTGACCGATGCGACGACCAAGGACATCCCCCTTCTGGTGTGTGGCGACATTAACGACGGCCCGGGTTTAGATGCTAGTGAACGGCGACTCAATACGAGTGGCGTCGAGAGTCTGATGGGAAACGTCTGGAAGCCCGAGTTGGGTTTGGGCAATGCGCTTTTCGACGCTCTTGACGATGATGATCGCATGGCTATCAAGCTCGACTCGATTTACACAACGAGCTTTCGCGATCCGATCTTCGGTGACTACCGGAAGGTGTGGATTGATCACGTCCTCTACTCGCGCAACGCCACCGCCGGGTGGTTGTCCGCCGCAGCACCGCGGCGGGACTTCGCAGGTGCCAACCCGGGCGAGACGCTCAGGATCTGGGAGAAGTACCCACACGCCTCGGATCACTTCCCGGTGACCGTTAACATCGAAACGGATTTGCTGTAGCAGCCAATCCCAGCGTGTCGGGGAACTCAGCGAAAGAACGGCCCGATGCCCGGCAGCCTTGGCGCAGCCCAGAGGCCAACCAAACCGGTCCTGGTCTCCAACAGAACGCGAACGCATGTCGCAACCTTGCCTCTGGCGCCGATTGCAGCGACGAAAGGTTCGATCTGCCGCCCTTATCGGACATACTCGCCACGATTGACATAGTGGCCCTCTGGCAAGCCACTCAGCCCCGCTCGGTGCGGGCAATTGGAACGACTCTGCCCCTGTCGGCAAGGCCCAGAGTAAGCGCGATGGCCCCCGCGATCGCATCCGCCGCTGGACACTACAGGCCGTGTGCTGGCGCGCAGCCGGCTTGCCTGCGTGCATTGACGTAGCGCCCACGGTGTCTGTCTCGCTGTCGGCACAGTGGCCGCACCTGCCCCAGGTCGCTTCGCGCGCGCTTCCCGACGTCGCGGTGGGTCGTCCCCGGCTGACACCAGCCGTATGCGGCGCGACCGAAAACCCGTGCTACGAGTACTTGCGATTTGGGTGGATCGCTTTGATCAACGATGAATCGGCCACTTGTCGAAGCTGATCCGGGTACACCTTGGCAAGGATAACTCCCGAAGACCTCAGGAGCTTGCCCTCGACACCTGCGCTCTCGAGGTCTCGCTGCACACGCGCCGTAGCATCCTTGATCTTTCGCCGCTGTGCCTCGGAAAGCTTCAAGCTTCTCCTGCGAATCTGCACACCTCCCACCCTGCGAACCTTGCCCAGCGATAACGTCGGCTTGGGAAGATTCAGCTCCAAAAGCACGACCCTTCGTCGCGATGACTTGCTCTCCGCGAATCTGAGCAATCGGTCATCGGCGATCTTCGCTTCTATTTCGCGGTTCTCGGACTCCGATTTCTTTGTTGCGGCCACCGTCACTCTCACCCGGTTACGGCGTTCTCTCAGAAGCCGTAACCAAGATCCCAAGCGTAGCCGACCGCCTTGAGAACATCAATCCGACCGAATCCGTATCGATGATCCTGTCCCGACTCTCCGAGCTCCTCGACCGTAGAGATCAGCAGATCTTGGATCAGAAACGCTCGCTCCGAAGGATCCACCTCCCCGATGGTGGTGGCGCTAAGAAGCAACGCAATGGCGCCGGACACGTGTGGGGCAGCCATCGAGGTGCCGTTCCAGATTGCATATCTGTTTCCGGGGACCGAGGACTTCACCGCGACTCCTGGAGCTGCCAGCTCTGGCTTCGAGTAGATAAGCGGCAGGGTTTCCTGCTCGATCACTCTCGACTCGAGGAAGATTTGTGTCCTCCCTCCGCTAAAACCCGCCGCCCGGTCCTCGACATCCGTCGCCCACACCGCAAATGCACAAAAATCGTTCCCCGGTGAGCCGGAAGTCTGACTTCCCTCGTTGCCGATCGAGACGACGACCGGAATCCCCGCCAGATTCGCCGAGACAAACGCCTGAGTGTATGTGTCGAACACATCCGGACTGAGTCGCAATCCCCCCAGAGACATGTTGATGACATCAACCCCCTTCTCGATCGCCCACTCGATCCCAGCCAGAATCTGGGCATCAGTGCCCTCGCCTCGCTTGAGCACCAGCCCGCCGGCGATCTTTGCCTGTGGCGCCACACCGATCCACTGACCGCTCTGGACGTCGCCGGCAATCGTGCCAGCCACGTGCGTACCGTGCTTTGCCGAGTCGTGAGGCTCCGAGTCCACCACCCGGTTACCATCGAAGTCGAACTCGGCCCAGTCGGCGCTTCGCAGACGGTCCTCGAGGTCTTTGTGGTCGGCGTCGATCCCCGTATCCAGAACCGCCACCTTGACGTCTTGCCCTTCGGCCCCATACGCACCCCATACCGACATCGCTCCGATCGCGTTGAGCCCCCAAGCGCTGGTTTTGTTGTCCGCGACGTTGGCCGGAAGTCGATCCGGGGTGACTTCGACGATCGGCGCGAGCTTCATCCGTCGATTCGGATAGATCCCGGCGATGTTGGCGACTTGCCCCGGGAGATTCTTGAGGGTGTCCTTGTCGAGCCGCATGGCGGCACTCGACGAGGACCAGAATTTTCTGATCTTCTTACCCCTTTCCTTGTCGGCCTCCTTGGCGGCCGCCACCTTGACGCCCTCCGACTGAAGAAGAGGATCGAGGCTTTTGAGACCCGCCGCACGCCTTGGTGTCGGGCGCCTGGGCTTTGCAAGCGCTGCCACCTGCGACGCCAGGCTCTGAGTGTGGGTGCGCAACTCCGTTCGCC
This portion of the bacterium genome encodes:
- a CDS encoding histidine phosphatase family protein — encoded protein: MSDKPKTLIRGIAYLAIAAVAVVSIYAIYCSYCWWWSPVGTVLVVRHAEKSSAGSDPPLSPAGTARAQTLAHVLGDAGVNAVYATQFLRTHQTVEPTATAHGLAIIEYSATDAAALADTLRSEHAGGVVLVAGHSNTVTEIIEELGGDPVGVLAETDYDNLFVVAVRRCWGARVLHLKYGDPT
- a CDS encoding Zn-dependent exopeptidase M28 — translated: MKQQPGFQHVAMVLDHLFGSLRLVENESDPELVGVDLASGTEEALDRFKGAGSRLVVLVPGSWSERNLSALEQHLVWCDGVFAMGKRPSEAPERLDSLGDADPASTLFVSADRVLRGHAVRRGYRAAPGPAVAALFIRDRDVRFLRLRGSRRRLGNLPNLVPYFFERTGEDAWCVLGAGTSATLTEAVALGLGFDLVPLDLATEDPMFIRLDGPDQRAAAAKLDCRLLASQPERILTGVGWDRSAESLEVRGAHGHLQLLAPHPSLLKPAPQPDDRLRAERLALGRWPIEKAKVTKLTYDHLKGKLLSLVCPVSDASFQADVDRYSGASPLDSSGPIVSRHISHPDNARVVNALLHELRSIGYCAYTHDFSHNGGILQNVIADLPGSGYFQIEPWFLEELREIFVRYPLPDPPDPWLKEVSEIVGGDWLERLESESRALDRPEPRRLRSRLEHIFELRESYPWWRKACLVGGLGSKIVIVGCHFDSTAGFSPGYDPFSDPAPGADDNASGIAATLAVARHMWAYSGNLPHTVRFCFFNAEEQGLVGSKAYAAKMKSAGAPIKAVVCADMMGYNSDANRIYEIHAGYTDAAVRDLSVPVAETIATWSQCLGQLAPAQIYKGTSVYGGTDRDLFDGAINRSDHAAFHQQGYPAVLVSEDYFANLPAEAVADPNPDYHTTADTVVDSAYSADITCALAFSVQELAGG
- a CDS encoding S8 family serine peptidase, encoding MKPYLHEQIEKIIDEGRGATRDVIVQMSPESTEYSRLLQASSRAIRKRSMSTSARELLPPPAKILKRKARPKERRTELRTHTQSLASQVAALAKPRRPTPRRAAGLKSLDPLLQSEGVKVAAAKEADKERGKKIRKFWSSSSAAMRLDKDTLKNLPGQVANIAGIYPNRRMKLAPIVEVTPDRLPANVADNKTSAWGLNAIGAMSVWGAYGAEGQDVKVAVLDTGIDADHKDLEDRLRSADWAEFDFDGNRVVDSEPHDSAKHGTHVAGTIAGDVQSGQWIGVAPQAKIAGGLVLKRGEGTDAQILAGIEWAIEKGVDVINMSLGGLRLSPDVFDTYTQAFVSANLAGIPVVVSIGNEGSQTSGSPGNDFCAFAVWATDVEDRAAGFSGGRTQIFLESRVIEQETLPLIYSKPELAAPGVAVKSSVPGNRYAIWNGTSMAAPHVSGAIALLLSATTIGEVDPSERAFLIQDLLISTVEELGESGQDHRYGFGRIDVLKAVGYAWDLGYGF